One segment of Primulina tabacum isolate GXHZ01 chromosome 14, ASM2559414v2, whole genome shotgun sequence DNA contains the following:
- the LOC142524619 gene encoding putative inositol oxygenase isoform X1, with amino-acid sequence MSSINLQHLHSKTMISAANLASASSFSWGNMIPFPPISPHSLNMKSTLITPISSAGNHSSGVETEVQQKVVSETDHLNAGIEVPIRNSYGNSFRDYEAGSERKESVAEIYLLNHLNQTYDFVMGMREIYGKLDRIEMSIWECCELLNQVVDESDPDLDAPQIQHLLQAAEAIRKDYPNQDWLHLTALIHDLGKVLLLPSFGGLPQWAVVGDTFPLGCAFDESIIHYQFFKDNSDHKNIAYNTKFGIYSEGCGLDCIKMSWGHDDYMYLVAKENNTTLPSAALFVIRYHSFYSLHGSGAYGHLMNEEDFENLKWLQIFNKYDLYSKSNVNIDVEKVKPYYISLIQKYFPSKLKW; translated from the exons ATGTCTTCAATCAATTTACAGCATCTCCATTCTAAAACAATGATTAGTGCAGCAAATTTGGCCTCTGCTTCCTCATTTTCTTGGGGAAACATGATCCCCTTTCCTCCTATCTCTCCCCACTCTCTGAACATGAAAAGTACCTTGATCACTCCGATATCATCGGCCGGAAACCATTCCTCAG GGGTGGAAACAGAGGTACAACAAAAGGTGGTTTCTGAAACCGATCATTTGAATGCGGGAATTGAAGTTCCTATTCGAAACTCCTATGGCAATTCATTCAg GGATTATGAAGCCGGAAGTGAAAGAAAAGAGAGCGTGGCGGAAATATATCTACTGAATCATCTCAACCAAACATATGATTTT GTGATGGGAATGAGGGAAATATACGGAAAATTGGATAGAATAGAAATGAGCATATGGGAATGCTGCGAGCTTCTAAACCAAGTGGTGGATGAAAGTGATCCTGATTTGGATGCACCGCAGATTCAACATTTGCTGCAAGCTGCCGAGGCCATCAGAAAAGACTACCCCAATCAAGATTGGTTACACTTGACTGCCCTTATTCATG ATCTTGGAAAAGTTCTTCTTCTTCCAAGTTTTGGAGGTCTCCCACAATGGGCAGTTGTTG GTGACACATTCCCTCTAGGCTGCGCATTCGATGAGTCCATTATTCATTACCAG TTCTTTAAAGACAACTCTGATCACAAAAATATTGCTTACAACACTAAGTTTGGAATTTATTCCGAAGGATGTGGACTAGACTGTATAAAAATGTCATGGGGCCACGATGACTACATGTACttg GTCGCTAAGGAAAACAATACCACCTTACCATCAGCTGCATTATTTGTTATCCGATATCATTCATTTTATT CATTGCATGGGTCGGGAGCGTATGGGCACCTAATGAATGAAGAGGATTTTGAAAACTTAAAATGGCTCCAAATATTCAA CAAATATGATCTTTATAGCAAAAGCAACGTCAATATTGATGTGGAGAAAGTTAAGCCATACTACATCTCCCTCATTCAGAAG TATTTCCCATCAAAGCTCAAGTGGTGA
- the LOC142524619 gene encoding putative inositol oxygenase isoform X2 has translation MSSINLQHLHSKTMISAANLASASSFSWGNMIPFPPISPHSLNMKSTLITPISSAGNHSSGVETEVQQKVVSETDHLNAGIEVPIRNSYGNSFRDYEAGSERKESVAEIYLLNHLNQTYDFVMGMREIYGKLDRIEMSIWECCELLNQVVDESDPDLDAPQIQHLLQAAEAIRKDYPNQDWLHLTALIHDLGKVLLLPSFGGLPQWAVVGDTFPLGCAFDESIIHYQVAKENNTTLPSAALFVIRYHSFYSLHGSGAYGHLMNEEDFENLKWLQIFNKYDLYSKSNVNIDVEKVKPYYISLIQKYFPSKLKW, from the exons ATGTCTTCAATCAATTTACAGCATCTCCATTCTAAAACAATGATTAGTGCAGCAAATTTGGCCTCTGCTTCCTCATTTTCTTGGGGAAACATGATCCCCTTTCCTCCTATCTCTCCCCACTCTCTGAACATGAAAAGTACCTTGATCACTCCGATATCATCGGCCGGAAACCATTCCTCAG GGGTGGAAACAGAGGTACAACAAAAGGTGGTTTCTGAAACCGATCATTTGAATGCGGGAATTGAAGTTCCTATTCGAAACTCCTATGGCAATTCATTCAg GGATTATGAAGCCGGAAGTGAAAGAAAAGAGAGCGTGGCGGAAATATATCTACTGAATCATCTCAACCAAACATATGATTTT GTGATGGGAATGAGGGAAATATACGGAAAATTGGATAGAATAGAAATGAGCATATGGGAATGCTGCGAGCTTCTAAACCAAGTGGTGGATGAAAGTGATCCTGATTTGGATGCACCGCAGATTCAACATTTGCTGCAAGCTGCCGAGGCCATCAGAAAAGACTACCCCAATCAAGATTGGTTACACTTGACTGCCCTTATTCATG ATCTTGGAAAAGTTCTTCTTCTTCCAAGTTTTGGAGGTCTCCCACAATGGGCAGTTGTTG GTGACACATTCCCTCTAGGCTGCGCATTCGATGAGTCCATTATTCATTACCAG GTCGCTAAGGAAAACAATACCACCTTACCATCAGCTGCATTATTTGTTATCCGATATCATTCATTTTATT CATTGCATGGGTCGGGAGCGTATGGGCACCTAATGAATGAAGAGGATTTTGAAAACTTAAAATGGCTCCAAATATTCAA CAAATATGATCTTTATAGCAAAAGCAACGTCAATATTGATGTGGAGAAAGTTAAGCCATACTACATCTCCCTCATTCAGAAG TATTTCCCATCAAAGCTCAAGTGGTGA